The following nucleotide sequence is from Cercospora beticola chromosome 2, complete sequence.
CTGCGTGAGATGAgcccgaggacgaagaaagcAGTGCCGCGCAATGTAAGTACCTGCGAGTTCTCGGCAATCTGCACGATATATTTCACCACATCTGTGCTTTCCAGGAATGGCGCGCCCAGTTCCATACTGCCCACGTTCCCGACAGCCCACAGACAGCCTTTCACTTTGAGGATAGTTTCtggatcctcttcttccatgGCAAAGTCTTGAATTGTGGCTGCAAATTCCTCGAAATGGCCTTTGTGCTTGAGAAGCTCTGCACCCTCGACGGTTCTGGTCAGCTCGCGGTAGAAGTGTGGCGGCACATATCCAAAGTCCTGGGGCACTATCGCTTCGCCAAGACCGGACGACTGAGGCTTCTCTGGCACATCCGCGAGAGCGCGAGCCAGTGATGCTTCGACAACCGCCACATAGCTATCATTGCGCCCTAGGAACCAGTCATCCATTTCGCGAGTAATGTAGTCCAAGCCATCTAGATAGTGGTATCCGACGGATGTGGACAAaaagcgcagcagcagtggcgcGCCAATCTCGCCCAGATGATCCAGCGCAGGTCTGCACTTGACCACATACTTCAACGACCTGATGTCATTGCAAGCTTCTTCCAGAATCTTGATAGCAACCTCACAGACTTCGATCTCAGGGTCGTACAGCTGACTGACCAGCAAACGTATCGCCCACTCTGCTGCAGAGCCACCTATTCCCGAGTCTTCGATGGGTGTGGTTGCGTATGAACGCAAAAGTGTGGTTGCCATGATGCGGATGTGCTTAGAACCTGCAATCATGGCCTTGCAGAGAATAATTCTCGGGTGACTGTCGAGCGCATAATCCAGGCTGGTGAGCAATGTGCGAATCAAATCATCCCGATTCTTGACCTCAACAATATGATAAAGCATGTTGATCATGTGCCACTTCTCGAGGATTCCCAGGCCTTTGGGGTCACTGCACATGACGCCGAGTATCTGGAAGTAGCCTCCCACGAGGGTCTCACTCAACCGATTTGGCGAGAACATGGGACTATTAGATGTGATGCCGCTCTGCGAGTCCAGTTGTGCTAGGCACTCGGCAAGCTGTCGAATCGTCTTATTATTCAACAACCATACCGCTCCTTCTTGCGTTTGGAGCAGCGACTTGACGAGCGTGCACGCCATCTTGAGATACCGCTGGTTTGCCTTTGTATTCGACGCATCTGAGAAGCGAAACTGAAATGGTCGCAAGAACTTAAGCAAGCGATGTACAAATTTCGACTTTTCCATCGCTTCGTACAAGAGACGGGGATTGGTAAGCGGCGCATCGACCAGTTCCAGAATGATGTTCCAGTCCCACTTAAGGTAGTTGACGGTGTTGAGAACGTTAGTCTCGAGCAGCCTGGCGCGGAACAACGCTTCGTCCATATTGGCCTGCACTTGGGTCTTTGACGCAGATCTCGCTCGTGTATCTTGAGTCTCGTCTTTCTTCGACTGAGTTGTCGTTGATGGATCTGAGCGCCACAGCTTCAAGTTGACCTTATCCACTTGATAGACTGTGGTCACAGCTAGGTGTCGATCCTCATTGTCGAACTTCAAAGCCGAGTCGAACAAGCCGGGCATGGATTGAAGCTGCGCGTTCCAAGATGAGGGCAGTAACTCGCTCGCTTTCTTCAGCACTTCTGCAATGAGGAGGTTTGTTCTACGCTTCAACGCGTCCGAGGGCGCGTCGCGCTCTGCGCTGACAAGACCTTGAAGAAGGCCATGCTGGAGAAGTGCAGCGAGCGTAACAGCAGTAAAGTGTTGAACAAGACTGCGTTTCTGATTGGTATCTTCGTCATTCTGCTTGGAGGTCTTCGGCTTGTCCTCTTTGAGGTTCACCACACGTGCATAAGTCGTCAAGCGCCGACCACCGATGAATGGTGTCGACCATGACCGCCGCTCAATGCGAAGAATGTCCATGAGCAGATCGAGGATGGCCGTGCGCACGCGGATATCGGCCACGTACAGCGAGGAGACGACTGATCGGACAGGCAGGAAATTATGAAGAGAAAGACTCATGAGGCCAGCCCAGCTCTTGAACATCGCAGCGATTACCCTCGAGCTGGCGATCAAGCGATCCTCGTAGGAACTAGAGAAATGTGGCTCGGTGAAGGTTGCAAACGCTGAACTGAATTCAAAGCCAGAGCGAATGACTCCTCTTCGAGCTGGGAGGTCCATCAGATGGAGGAGGGGCCCGAGCAGAGTCTCTGGTGCATGGTATACTCCATTACCCATTGCCTCTGCAATTACGCTGATACCGCCTGCCTCGACGACCAGCATTGGCTCTTTCAGCAGCATTTCTGCCAGCGTCAAGATTGCTATGCCGCGTAGCTGATCGTCTGAATGGTCTGCGACTGCGACAACGATGCGCGCGACGGCCGGATGGATCTCCTTCGTTCCGTCCTTAACATCGAGAAATGCGCGGATGAATTTGAGGGCTTGTTCCCGCTCCACGCGGGCTTTGCTCTCCTTGACCAGTGACAAAATGACGAGATAGTCTGTATGGAGCGCGCGTATCGTCTGCAAAGATTTGCGATTCGTGATCGCATACCTCATCACTCTGTACCCTGCAGCGACGACTtctctgctgtcgctgaGCAACATGATTTGCATTCGCATACCAAAGATGGACCAAGCCAGGTCGTACTTGAGAGTTGGATGCCGCCGAAATAGCTCGACCAGGTCGTTAGCCTGGTTGATATAATAGTCTGGCTGCATATCCTCTGCCTCTAAAGCCTGCAGAATCTCTGCCAAGATGTATGTTGGCGACTCCAGCTCCGGGTCCTGAAGTTCCGCAGCGGACTCTTCCAGATCCTGAGAAGGTCTGGGATCGTTCAGAGACAGAGGCTGGACTGGACGGAACAGCTGCGACAGTCTCGCCTTGGGACTGATGGGAGCTTCTTTACTCCTCTGAATCTCGGCCTCGAGGTCCAACTTGAGCTGGGCAATCTTCCTGTTGGAGCTATTGAGCTGGCTCTCGGCAGCCATACGCTGATCTCTTGACTTTTTGGCATTTTTGCTGTTCAGTGCTTCGAGCAAGTTCTCGGTCCCTGCCTTCAGCCGCGTCTGCTTCTCGATTTCCTGCCTGTACTCAGCCTGTCGCTGCTCGCTGCTCGTGGGGTCTGTTGTTCCATCATCAAGGTTGCCGTATGCATTAAGATCCAATCTGCTGGTGTTGAAAGACTTCAGATCGGCCGTGAAGCTGCCCGGCCCAGCAGCAATACCGGGTCGGATATAAGACTGGGAAGGCTTCGCAGTGACGAAGCTCGCGGCCAGACTACCTCCATCTTTAGCGGAGCGCGAGGGCGGAATGAGTGCATTATTGGTGGTGCCTCCGGAGGGCCCGTTGGCGCGATTGGGTGGGAGTGTCATCGAGGGCCGTCATTGGTAGTGGGACAGGCTCTAGCTACGAGCACGTCGGTATGCATTGAGACCGGGATGTGACGGCGCTGTGACCATGTCGTTGTCGGCGGACAGTGGGCAGATAGTGGTGGGTGGAGGAGGGGCGACAATGTTGTTCTGGCTGACGCGGTCGACGTGCCGTGCCTCAGATGGTCGTTCGCGTTTCACACTTGACGTGCATATCCACGCCAGGATCAGCGGAGGTGGCAGCTCTGACGGAATTCAGGCATCCAGGCTCTCCCACTGCATTTCTGCTGGCGACAACTGCTATGGTACTACCAACAATCTACCAATGTTATGGCGACCACTCTCGACACAGATGCAGTCTTTCGGAATTGATCCGAACGGGCAAACCGGGTGCAATACACCTTGTGCCTGATCTCCGTTATTGATGGCCTGACGACGGGCGGGTGTCACACCATCGGCGACGTCCGCTGGCAGCTGCAGGGTCGATGCGCGAAGCTTGCCTCGTCGCCCAGCTCTCCCTCTCGGCCTCATGCGATAGCTGTACTGCACTGCACTTCCACCACCTCCGATAAGCCTGTACTTCTAATAAATCTTCGGTAGGAAGCTTCTTCGCAGTCGTCCTTCTTTCCCTTCCAAGATCTAGCAGCAAATCTCACCTAGACTTTGGGCTACTTACTTCACAGCAACGATCATATTGTATACTACTCACGCGACCATCTCCATATACACTCCATACCAATAACAACATGGCTACACTTTCACACGCACAATACGGCAAAGACAATGTCCGCCTCTTCAAGACCGACCGCCATCTCGATGGCACACAATCCGTCACCGAGATGACCGTCTGCACCATGCTCCAAGGCGACATCGCCCGCTCCTGGACGCACTCCGATAACGCCAACATCGTAGCGACAGATACTCAAAAGCATACCGTCTACGTGCTCGCCAAACAACACCCAGTCAACCCTCCCGAACTCTTCGCATCCATTGTGGCCTCCCACTTCCTCAAACAATACCCACAC
It contains:
- a CDS encoding uncharacterized protein (BUSCO:EOG09260FPA) produces the protein MTLPPNRANGPSGGTTNNALIPPSRSAKDGGSLAASFVTAKPSQSYIRPGIAAGPGSFTADLKSFNTSRLDLNAYGNLDDGTTDPTSSEQRQAEYRQEIEKQTRLKAGTENLLEALNSKNAKKSRDQRMAAESQLNSSNRKIAQLKLDLEAEIQRSKEAPISPKARLSQLFRPVQPLSLNDPRPSQDLEESAAELQDPELESPTYILAEILQALEAEDMQPDYYINQANDLVELFRRHPTLKYDLAWSIFGMRMQIMLLSDSREVVAAGYRVMRYAITNRKSLQTIRALHTDYLVILSLVKESKARVEREQALKFIRAFLDVKDGTKEIHPAVARIVVAVADHSDDQLRGIAILTLAEMLLKEPMLVVEAGGISVIAEAMGNGVYHAPETLLGPLLHLMDLPARRGVIRSGFEFSSAFATFTEPHFSSSYEDRLIASSRVIAAMFKSWAGLMSLSLHNFLPVRSVVSSLYVADIRVRTAILDLLMDILRIERRSWSTPFIGGRRLTTYARVVNLKEDKPKTSKQNDEDTNQKRSLVQHFTAVTLAALLQHGLLQGLVSAERDAPSDALKRRTNLLIAEVLKKASELLPSSWNAQLQSMPGLFDSALKFDNEDRHLAVTTVYQVDKVNLKLWRSDPSTTTQSKKDETQDTRARSASKTQVQANMDEALFRARLLETNVLNTVNYLKWDWNIILELVDAPLTNPRLLYEAMEKSKFVHRLLKFLRPFQFRFSDASNTKANQRYLKMACTLVKSLLQTQEGAVWLLNNKTIRQLAECLAQLDSQSGITSNSPMFSPNRLSETLVGGYFQILGVMCSDPKGLGILEKWHMINMLYHIVEVKNRDDLIRTLLTSLDYALDSHPRIILCKAMIAGSKHIRIMATTLLRSYATTPIEDSGIGGSAAEWAIRLLVSQLYDPEIEVCEVAIKILEEACNDIRSLKYVVKCRPALDHLGEIGAPLLLRFLSTSVGYHYLDGLDYITREMDDWFLGRNDSYVAVVEASLARALADVPEKPQSSGLGEAIVPQDFGYVPPHFYRELTRTVEGAELLKHKGHFEEFAATIQDFAMEEEDPETILKVKGCLWAVGNVGSMELGAPFLESTDVVKYIVQIAENSQVLTLRGTAFFVLGLISRSLHGQEILAEYGWDGTMNVMGESLGYVLPINFDKLFSSLRSVSDTPASSSNYQQTSPALRNRPGQISDRDPTNQAILDAITKLGNTVLTNKAITELNSLKHTKKAPAFSNSPDLFRKVMILLASHAYRIPQYRFVIDLFEKSVLRRIVLAEEGSEDSSSEESETDRSGDVHDNGPEGDTSRDDDDEDEDDDA